DNA sequence from the Cyprinus carpio isolate SPL01 chromosome B13, ASM1834038v1, whole genome shotgun sequence genome:
TCGGCCATTTCACTCCCTCTTATGTGTTGACTTAAGATCATTATAAATTACGAGAAATGAACAAACTGCCTTATCCACCCTTACAAACCTTCTGGGAAGATTTGGTCTTTAAGTTGGTGACGAAATGGGCCTGACAACAAGCATCCACCAGTATCGATATCAGTGACAGCTTCGCCATTTGGAAAGTTTTAATCAGCTGCTTTCACAGccagaataaatataattttacaagaCAAAAGCCGCTGTGACTTTTGAGAATAGTGAAGGCACTGGATCCGGCCTTCTTGTGCAACAGCAAATCAAGAGTGATAGACGTAACATGATAAACGTAACATGATGACAAGAGGATCATGTTTAAAAAGGATGAATCAGCCCACAGAGAGAAGAATCTGGGAGCGTATCTTATTTCTATTGACACTGATGGTCTCCAGTCAGAGTTCAGAACACCATCTGGTTTTCAGTGAAGGAAGCGGATGCTCATCTTCTGTTCGACATCCACTTTTTCCAATACCTGAGGGAAAGAAAAGgggtgtttgaaaataaataaatcacccaaAAAACTTTGGAATCATTTAATCACTTTCATATCATTGTTGCTTTCCTGAGGCAAAAGGGAACAATTTAGCATTCCAtccacttgctcaccaatggatcttctgcagtgaatgggtgccatcagaatgagagtccacacaGCTCATAAAAGCCTCACAATAATCTACACcactccagcccatcaattaatgtgaaaaaaaaaaaatgatcaaattccATCTTCAAGACGTTTTTAAAATTCTGTTGCTTCCAGTTGGAAATTAATCCTCAATCAATAATATTGCATTCTAATCTCGTTTGGATCGGGGAGAGAAATATGTTCAGATCAAACAccaaatattttggtggattttttgaTATGACAGGACAACAGGCGAttgaccttttcactggaggaagtgttattaataaattatggaCTTATTTTGGCCAGCAACAACAGTGTTAAGTTTTAAGCACCTTtacaatggatttgtttctcacaaacacgtGGCTTCACActccacaagatgttaattgatggactggcaTGGCGTGGAttattttggtggtttttttatcagctgtttggactcattctgttCCCGTttttcagtggtagagcattgcgttagcagcgcaaaaggttgtgggttcaattcccagggaacacaaatactgataaaaaaaaagatgtatagcctgaatgcactgtaagtcgcatctgctaaatgcatctaaatgtaaaatgtaaatatgtaaatgtaaattctgatggcacccattcactgcagaggattaaTGGTTAGGAAGGAATGTAATGCTAGATTTCTCCAGTTCTGCTCCGATGATAAATAAACTCAtgttcatcttggatggcctgagggtgagtaaattttcagtgaattttcatttttggtttggcTATTCCCCTGAAGTAGAACACTCTTACTGCTTTTCTTGGAATTACCTTGGTGAACTCGCTGAATGAGATACTCATGTCTCCATTAGTGTCAGCTTCCTGTATGGTTCTGTCTGCAATGCTTCCCAGTTGCTCATCAGAAATATTCACCCCCACCATCATTCTCAAAACCTGGAAAACAGGCAAGTTTGAGtctcttttttacattattatctGGTGCCATCAAGTGGCTCAAGGGCAGACTGGAATTCCCTATGCACACACTTTTCCAAATTACATATTTCCAAAGACTCCCGAGGTTCAAAAAGACCATCTACTGAAACAAACCTGCAAAAAAGGTTCATACTGGATTTTATAATGACATAATTCTGAATACTTATTCAGTGTTGACCCACCCAGTAATACAAAGTATACTAGAtacacttatttatattttatcagtcACACTGCATATCCTTCCTAGAattacctttatatatatatataaaaaaatttaggtGGTAAAAATAAAGGGATTTGTTAAAATACTCAAATATTCCCTAACAGAAATTAATAGAAGGATCCCATGGGCTTGTGGAAAGATTACACATTGCAATGATaattcagaaatattttgtagcTACATTAACATTTGTGTTCATTGATTATGCAACAGTATAAACATGTTTAGTActtttgcatttgtaaaatgtaaaaatatacaaaccTTTCATaggtttgtattatttaaaaaaccttataTTATATACAAGAATAGAAATTCAGGTTAAAATATAacagtagggaaaaaaaaaaaaaaaaaaaatcaagcatttcCATGTATGAAaggaaagtaaaaataatttatccCTGAAATACCATGGGTTAATTCTATTTCCAATGTTTGATaggaaagtaaaaaaacaatGTCTCTGAAGTCCCCTAAACTCGATTTTCTGAAATGTATCTGTAACGGGGTTTTCCAGTCTAACAGAGCATCTTCTGTGAATATGAATAGCTGGTTTCAGATGGCAAGGGCAGGTGAGTCAGTGCCTCATTGTTTAGATGGTACAGAACATTCTTTTGTCTCCCGAGTCAGAGACGGGACATTAAGCACGATTCTCTTACCTGTAGCAGCTCGTCTCTAGAGATCTTGTCGTCTCTGTCTGTCAAGGTCATATAACGAAAAGCAACTgcgaaaaacaaaatattattaaaagctGTAAGTCGCAACACTTTGTGCTAGATGAACACTGCAAGGCCTGGTTACAGAGAACAGGTTTCCTGAGCAGAGATTAAGAGCAGCTAAAGCATGTTTTACAGGATCATTTAAAAGAGCAAGTTTAAGACCAGGGATCAGCTCAAGCCCTTTGTTTCCCCTTTGGGAAATGACATTTTTGCCtgctctttttaaatgtttatatgataCTCAAGTAAAATGATATGACAGACTGCTCCATTCTTGAAAGCTTTTAATTGAATCTTTTATTTGGCCACTAAGtgttttaaatggcatttaatgAGTTTCATAATCATTCGTTGTGTTGAGACTTTTCAAAACTTAAAAGttttagaatatgtttttttaaaatgtagtttattcctgtgaagcaaactgaattttcagcatcattactccaatcttcagtgtcacatgattctttagaaatcattctaatatgctacttcgctgctcaagaaacatttcttattaatattaatgttgacaacagttgtgctaactcaatatttttgtggacacaaACAAAAACTTGACATAAATATGAGAGTTGTTTGAGCTGGACTCACAGAGGGTTTGTTGGCCCTGCTGTTGAGCGGCTCTCCAGAAGTCGGGGCTTTGTTGTTTTTCTCGTTATCCTCCACAGGACGGAAGTGAGCCAGAGTCCTCATGAAGCCCCTAAAGTTCACCTGATCCTCACTGAAATACatgagacaccacacacacacacaaagactttaAACTTGCCCCAGACAAGCTCCTGATGCCCCAAACATGGAAACTGCTGTCCTACTTAAGACTCGTGCTTCACAATGTTTTTTCACTGACATGCCCACAAGGTGGTTTCTTTGAGCCCACAGGATGATAGAGTTTGCAGAAGTTAACTGAACGTGATTTCATACAGTAACATTATTACAGCCaaaaattcacacaaacactgataTGGAAACTACATTGTCTGAGAAACTGAGACAAAAGTTATGAAACTGATCAAGAATttgccctcaaaaaaaaaaaaaaaaacaaaaaaaaacaaacactgcaatAGTTTTGCAGAGGGGAAAGTAAACCTGTTTTAAAACCAtaatgcattgtgacattattttcataactttGAACCGCATTTCCCcccattttcattattttgaaaaaaaatctgtacaaaaaGGTCAGTACATTTTgttattgaaagaaattaatacttttactctgctaggaaatattttgttattgaaagaaattaatacttttactctgctaggaaatattaaaataatcaactaATCAAGTGACtaagacattttttatgttacaaaaaaaataaataaaataattatttcacataaatgctgttcttttgaatggtctattcatcagagaagccagatttttttttttttttttatcacatttctaaataaataagcagcacaacaatattgatattaataagattttttttttccttaagcagtaaattagcatattataattatttctgaagtatcttgaacacactgaagactggagtaatgatgctgaaaattaagcttgtCATCACAcaaagttgtaatatttcacaatattacagtctttactgtatttataataaataaatgtaatcatggATCGTCTttcttaaaacatacaaaaactctTACCAACCCTCAAACAgtagtgtgtaaatatatattcataattaaaacttacttttttttcatgaaaacaatgtcacaatgcaaaagaaaaaaaagaaaaaaaaaaaaagttaaaataagattcattttattaatccagaattgaattattattaactattatcttcttttttatttttttttgcttttgtcatgAAATACAGACACATATTTCTCCTTTTCTTATTACccattttgtcttttcttttccattccaTTTACTTATATActaattgttttctttcatttgggcattttttttgttctttgtacaggtataaaaaaaaagcattaaaggttgccatagaaaaaaaaataattgcaaaatttataaggtgtttgaacacagttgtgtggccacaGTGTGTTAAAACAACCaacctataatggtaaaaatccacccactcatttttcttttataattccaataaatcataaacagtctctccacacgagCAGTTCCAGACTATGACGACATAGTCTgtgaaagtcccgcccatttgtgacgctcgttgtcctattagcatatacacagccctgagtgagaaacagcggtccaccattactgttttcttgctgtagctgctggagaaaaacaatgtcagtgccaaaaaagccattaaaagtgttgtgtgttagggtgcaccaatgaacataggagtatccatagaccgctgaggacacggtggttaagtttaatttttccaaaagaaatgtcccgaaaaaaaaaaaaaaaaaaaaaacccgaaaaagtcctatacgtttgtgctaacattttaccgCCGGACTCTGTTAATCTTTTTTACTCGGTCAGTTaagcgctggagttgtgcaaagattgcttttGAAAGAGGGATCAATACCAACGCTCCGTGGgcaaacgtccagactccagacaaagtaagcatcacgcgtcatattttgttttctaaaagaGCTTCTTGGTTCTCTGTAAGgttaatgttgctaaagctaccattttctctggctgttttcactaatgcttccttcatgtgctaccagaatgattgtGAATAGGAGTGTGGTAGTTAAAAACTGCGTTTGGAAGCAATGTGTGAGGTCAATAACACGGTCAACAAAACCCTcccgcggacatgaaaagcaacctgcggcaacagtgttaaagtagcccaactGTAAAcctggacttggcaacactggaagggaggcgggagcaccagctcattttcatatTAAGGGTACATTATGTTGGACAGTGCGTTTTGGATGGTACTTTAAGGGTGGATATTTATAGAAGGtgtgtttaataaaaatctgtggggtattttgagataaaactttgCATACACACTCTGGGAACATCAgagaaacaattttaaatattgtatcaatgcattctatggcacctttaaatctAATCTGCGTGTATACAGTGTACTATACTGGTGCAATAAAAGATCTATCTGATGTTTCAAATGCCATGTCACATGTTCCTCACCCCCTCTGGGAAGAAGGCATTAATTATCCGATCGCCAAGAGGATTTTATGGCCAACTCGGGAATCCTCTGGAAGTCTTCTCGGCTGAGGAGGAGGACGAAAAAGAGAAGTAGGGAGGGGGTTATTATGCATTTCGGATTTAGTTTCAGGTTTTGCACACAGATGCACTGACAGAAACATACCGGGTGCACCGGGTGCATATAGTAACATGAGAGACCATCCTTAGTTAATAATACAGTGATTATTCTTAGAAAACTGCCCTTCTCGAATGAAAAGCAGTTTTTCCTTTTTCCCTGAAAAGTAAATCTGCTGAAACACCTGacatggtttgtttgttttcaggctTTTTACTTTGAGCCAGTAAGAGTTTTTCAGCCTGCGCATGTCTCTCTGTGTTCACTGGATCATGTAACGTGTAATAAAGCAGGAAAGCCCATCCCTTATTCTGAGAAAAATGGGACTTGTTTAAAGGATACTTTGACGTCTAGCAGCCTTTTAAATGGCTGATATGAGTAATAATGAATACTGTGTAATAAATTACTGTGCTTAATTAGAACCATAATCCCACTACAATAATGAAAAAGCAGTTTCATAATGGATTATTTCTGGGAGTAACCTTCTCGTGCATAAGGAAAGTCATGGAGTGACCTCCACATTCAGAAACAACACACACCTCAATCTGATTTCTGAGACTATTTATTGTTCAAACAAGAGCCAGCGTCTCTAATCTCAGCCTGACGGATGTTTGGGGTGACAACAAGTACAGAAGGTCATCAACACTGttggaatgttttttattttttttttttttttttttttaacattttggtaGTTGAGTTtttttgaattaacatttttttaggttgtttttaaaaacagatgatgttgcaattaaaaacaaacaattataacAAGAACACAACTTTGTACTTCAGCATATCTGATAAACATAACAAATTTAGTTTCATAAGACATGTCCCAGAAATGCTTTACAAAAGAGTCCGTTTTCAAGTAAAAAGTTGGGATATTATACACTTC
Encoded proteins:
- the LOC109073056 gene encoding LOW QUALITY PROTEIN: calcineurin B homologous protein 1 (The sequence of the model RefSeq protein was modified relative to this genomic sequence to represent the inferred CDS: deleted 1 base in 1 codon); protein product: MGSRASSLLREEDIEEIKKETGFSHSQITRLYSRFHSLDKGENGALSREDFQRIPELAINPLGDRIINAFFPEGVRNIEDQVNFRGFMRTLAHFRPVEDNEKNNKAPTSGEPLNSRANKPSFAFRYMTLTDRDDKISRDELLQVLRMMVGVNISDEQLGSIADRTIQEADTNGDMSISFSEFTKVLEKVDVEQKMSIRFLH